From Paralcaligenes sp. KSB-10:
CGGGCAATATGATGTACCCGGACCACTACGATCGCGGCTGGCATATTACCGGCACGACTGGTGTATTGGGTTCGGCGGCGGCCTGCGCCCGACTGCTGGGCCTGAACGTCGAACAAACCATCATGGCCCTGGGTATCGCGGCGTCGCAGCCCATAGGCCTGCGGGAACAGTTCGGCACCATGACCAAGCCTTTCCACCCGGGCGCCGCCGCCCAGGCCGGGCTGATGTCCGCCCTGCTGGCCCGCGCCGGCTTCACATCCAGCCGTCGCGCCCTCGAGGCGCCGCGAGGCTTTGCCCAGGTTGTATCGGAAAAACACGATTGGAACGAAATTACCGACGAGCTTGGCAAGCGCTTCGAAATTTCCTTCAACGCGTACAAGCCATTTGCCTGCGGCATTGTGATACATCCCAGTATCGATGCCTGCGTCCAGTTGCGTGCAAAAGGCGTTACCCCTGACAATCTGCTTCGCATCGACCTGAAAGTGCATTCCCTGGTACTTGAACTGACGGGCAAGAAAGAACCGGCCGATGGCCTGCAAGGCAAGTTCAGCGTTTACCACGGCTGCGCCGCCGGCCTGATCTTCGGCCAGGCTTCCGAACATGAATACGCCGACAGCATCGTCACGCGTCCCGATGTCGTCGATGTACGCCGCAAGGTCGTGGCGACCGTCGACAACAACATCAACGAAGCCAGTGTCGATGCTGTTGCCACATTGAAGGACGGCAACACGGTGCACGTGTACGTCGAGCATGCCATAGGATCCTTGCAGCACCCGATGACAGACCTCGATCTCGAGAAAAAATTCCGCGGCATGTCCGACGAAATCATCGGAGCCGAACAAACAGGGCAATTGCTGGCCGAATGCTGGAATCTGGCCGCGGCTCCGAACGTCAAACGACTTGTCGAGCTCTCGCGACCGTGAACAGGCCCCTCATCGTCGTCCTGGATGACTGGGAAAACGGCCTGCGCCGTCTGGTGGACTGGTCCGCCATCGAACAGCAGGCCGAGGTTGTCATCCATAACCGCAAACTGTCGGGCGCCGCCCTGCTGGACGCATTGCGGCCCGCGCAATGCGTGGTGCTGATGCGCGACAGAACCCCGATAAACAAGGATATGCTCAAGCTTTTACCGACATTGCGCCACATTGTCTTTACCGGAACGCGCAATAAGAAGCTCGACCTGGAAGCGGCAGCCGAGCGGAACATCCAGGTCAGCCACACCGACTGGGGCCCGTCCAAGGCCAGCACCTGCGAAATGACCTGGACATTGATTCTGGCCGCAATGAAACAGTTGCCGAAAATCATGCTGTCCTCGTCGCGGCTGACATGGCGCGATGCCGACAGCGCCGGCGCACTGCCTGGAGTCCTGCACGGGCAACGCCTGGGCCTGATAGGACTGGGCCAGATCGGCCAGCGCGTTGCGGCGGTGGGCAAGGCCCTGGGTATGGATGTCGCGACCTGGAGCCCGAACATGACCCACGAGCGCGCGCTGGAACACGGGGTCGCGGCCCTAGGCCTGGAAGAGTTGCTGGCGACCTCCGCGGTGGTCAGCCTGCATTTGGTGCCGGCCGGCGCCACACGCCATCTGCTGAACCAGGAACGCCTGCGCCTGATGCAGCCGGGCAGCCTGCTGGTCAATACATCCAGGGCCGAATTGATCGATACGCCCGCCTTGATCGAAGCCTTGAAAGAGGGTCGGCCGGGTTTCGCCGCAATAGATGTGTTCGACACCGAACCCATCGAACCCGCCAACGAGTTGCTCGGCCTGCCCAATGTGCTGCTGACCCCTCATTACGGATTTGTCAGCGAGCCCGTTTACCGTAAATTTGCCGAAGGCATACGCGAGAGCCTGCGGTCCTGGCTGGCCGAGGGCTCCGTGCTGCCTTCATCCGCACCGGTTTGACGCAAGCCTGCACGGCGCTTTATTTCATCGACCAGCACCATCGCCGCGGCAGGCAGCACATACCCTTTGCGCGTCACCAGTTCATAAGGCTCGGTGCGGGCCTTGATGGTGATGGGCAGTATTTTCAAGATACCCTTTTCGGCAAAAAACTCGGCCGTTTCCTTTGATACCAGCGCCACCAGATTGGGATCCTCGTTCAGCATCAATACGGTCACAAACGTGGACGATGCTTCTACCGGATACAAAGGCATATCCAGGCCTTCTTCCATGAGCTCTCTTTCCAGCAGCCGCCTTACCGGCATGCGATTCGGAAAGAGAACCCAGCGGCAAGCGCTGAGGTCCGACAGATGGGATACCTTCTTGTGCGCCAGGGAATGATTGGGGCCTGCCACGACCGAAATTTTCTCGTCGCCCAATTCCATCCGGTCGAATATGTCGCGGTTGGTCAAGACCGCCGTTCTGCAAATGGCAATGTCCAGCAGCCCTTCGCCCAGCTCCGCCAGCAGGTTCGCACTGGTGCCTTCTTTGACCTTTACCGTCAGTTTCTTGTGCGCCCGCCTTACATTGGTAATAGCGCCGGTCAGCAGGGAAGGAAAGGCTCCCGCGACGGCCCCCACGGAAATGACGCTGCCCTGGCCGGCGTTGATGGCATGGATTTCCGCCGACATCTGATCGAGTTCGGCATACAGGATATACGCATAGCGAATCACGCACTGGCCGACGGCCGTGGCCTCGACTCCCCGGGCGGATCGGTCGAACAGGGCCGCGCCCAGCGCCGATTCTATTTCCTGCAGGGCTTTCGTTATGCCGGGCTGGGTCATGGACAAAAAATCGGCCGCCCGATGCATGGAGCCCAGCTCATCGAGGGCGATAAGGACTTTCATATGCCGGAAACGGAGCCTGGCGACAATCGATTCTATATTTTTCATAGGGCCTATTCAGGTGATAACGAACAGTTATCTATAGATCGAATATTGTCACTATTCGAGCCCCGGGCTGTCTAGTTAAATTTGGCAAGCGCGCATGGCGGCGCGCTGCCAGTGTCCTGTGCCACCATCCACCTACCGAGTGATTTTTCTGCACCGAGGAAAAAATGAATCAATATGACTTTCAAAATCGTGTCGCCATCGTTACCGGCGGAGCGCAAGGCATAGGGCTTGCCATTACCCAGGCGCTGCTTAAAGGCGGAGCCGAGGTCGCCATCTGGGACATCAACCCCGCCGAATTGGCCATTGCCGAAAAAGACCTGGCCCACCTGGGCCGGGTAGCGACCATGCAGGTCGACGTCGCCGATCCGGACAGCGTAAAAAGGGCCGCCGCGGCAACCAAGAAGACATTTGGAAAATTCGATATCGCCGTCAATAGCGCCGGCATTGCCGGGGTCAACGCGACCGTCGCCGAGTATCCCGAAGCCGAGTGGAACCGGGTCATCGATGTGAACCTGAATGGCACATTCTATGTAGGCAAGGCGGTTCTGCCCGAAATGATCGCCAACAACTATGGCCGCATCGTCAATATCGCGTCGATCGCCGGCAAGGAGGGAAACCCGAACGCGGGCGCATACAGCGCTTCCAAGGCAGGGGTCATCGGGCTGACGAAGTCCATGGGAAAAGAAACCGCAAGCCATGACATCAGTGTCAACGCGATTACCCCGGCAGCGGCCAAGACCCGGATTTTCGACCAGATCACCCAGCAGCATATCGACTACATGCTCTCCAAGATTCCACGCAACCGGTTCGTACTGACGAGCGAAATCGCGTCCATGGTCGCCTGGCTGGTGTCTGAAGACAATTCCTTCACGACGGGCGCCGTGTTCGACTTATCGGGCGGCCGCGCCACTTACTGACGCGGGCCCGCCTTGGCTGCCACGACATCCACATT
This genomic window contains:
- a CDS encoding MmgE/PrpD family protein, which produces MARNTQVHADLNAPPITSLLAEYIVKHPSRGWGDEVEHEAHRTFMNWLGCAIGAAHHEAAQAALQAIQVLEPSAQASILGRKEKVDIGSAALINGITSHTFDFDDTHLKTIIHPAGPVCSALVALAEHTGASGRQLIDALVIGIDVSCRAGNMMYPDHYDRGWHITGTTGVLGSAAACARLLGLNVEQTIMALGIAASQPIGLREQFGTMTKPFHPGAAAQAGLMSALLARAGFTSSRRALEAPRGFAQVVSEKHDWNEITDELGKRFEISFNAYKPFACGIVIHPSIDACVQLRAKGVTPDNLLRIDLKVHSLVLELTGKKEPADGLQGKFSVYHGCAAGLIFGQASEHEYADSIVTRPDVVDVRRKVVATVDNNINEASVDAVATLKDGNTVHVYVEHAIGSLQHPMTDLDLEKKFRGMSDEIIGAEQTGQLLAECWNLAAAPNVKRLVELSRP
- a CDS encoding D-2-hydroxyacid dehydrogenase family protein, with amino-acid sequence MNRPLIVVLDDWENGLRRLVDWSAIEQQAEVVIHNRKLSGAALLDALRPAQCVVLMRDRTPINKDMLKLLPTLRHIVFTGTRNKKLDLEAAAERNIQVSHTDWGPSKASTCEMTWTLILAAMKQLPKIMLSSSRLTWRDADSAGALPGVLHGQRLGLIGLGQIGQRVAAVGKALGMDVATWSPNMTHERALEHGVAALGLEELLATSAVVSLHLVPAGATRHLLNQERLRLMQPGSLLVNTSRAELIDTPALIEALKEGRPGFAAIDVFDTEPIEPANELLGLPNVLLTPHYGFVSEPVYRKFAEGIRESLRSWLAEGSVLPSSAPV
- a CDS encoding LysR family transcriptional regulator; translation: MKNIESIVARLRFRHMKVLIALDELGSMHRAADFLSMTQPGITKALQEIESALGAALFDRSARGVEATAVGQCVIRYAYILYAELDQMSAEIHAINAGQGSVISVGAVAGAFPSLLTGAITNVRRAHKKLTVKVKEGTSANLLAELGEGLLDIAICRTAVLTNRDIFDRMELGDEKISVVAGPNHSLAHKKVSHLSDLSACRWVLFPNRMPVRRLLERELMEEGLDMPLYPVEASSTFVTVLMLNEDPNLVALVSKETAEFFAEKGILKILPITIKARTEPYELVTRKGYVLPAAAMVLVDEIKRRAGLRQTGADEGSTEPSASQDRRLSRMPSANLR
- a CDS encoding SDR family NAD(P)-dependent oxidoreductase produces the protein MNQYDFQNRVAIVTGGAQGIGLAITQALLKGGAEVAIWDINPAELAIAEKDLAHLGRVATMQVDVADPDSVKRAAAATKKTFGKFDIAVNSAGIAGVNATVAEYPEAEWNRVIDVNLNGTFYVGKAVLPEMIANNYGRIVNIASIAGKEGNPNAGAYSASKAGVIGLTKSMGKETASHDISVNAITPAAAKTRIFDQITQQHIDYMLSKIPRNRFVLTSEIASMVAWLVSEDNSFTTGAVFDLSGGRATY